ATCTGTCTTCCTTCCCACATGATCTGCAAGGTCTGACCACTCAGGTTTCAGGCCAGCTTGCACGGTCAGTGGGCACTCACTGCTTGCCTtacagaaacagtatttttaaaaaggcatttgtAGCATTGGTCAAGGTATTTCTGGGCCTTGCACCCACTGAGGGTTCTACATAGGGGACATTCCCAGGAGTTCTCACCTACAGCCCTACAGAAACAGCTGAAGTAACAAAGAGGCGAGCAGGGGTTTTTAACACTCTTTTCTGACCCATCTTCCAATAAACCAAACAAGTTAAACTTGCTTGAGATGGCCACGAAAGCTTCAGATGCTTCACCAAAACCAGTCTCTCCTTTCTTATCCAACCTACACTTCTCCACTGCTGCTCCACACACAGTTCACCCCCTCCCAGACACAGACGGGTCAGGActgtccccagtgcagaggggtGAGTGGCGTCCTGGGCTGCACAAGGCAAAgtccagcaggtcaagggaggggatcCCTCCCCTCTGCTGAGACCACACCTGTAGGGCTGGACCAGAGCCCTGTTCAGTTTGTAGCCTTTAACGAGGATCAGGCAAACCCACCAGCTGTCAGTGTGACACACAGGTGATACACCTCTCCACAGCACTAATTGGTATTTTCACCTTCTCTCTACACCAACAAAAACACTCCAGCAAACCACCACAATAAATGCATCCCTCCCAGCTTCCAGCAGAGAACAGACATGCACAGAAAACCTCTAGGAATAACCGTGTTTTGCATGACAAGAAGAATTTAGACAAGCATCCAACTGTCCTTCACGTGGCCAAGCAACTCACCTGCCCTGCCTGAGTGAAAATGGATTATGCCACAGGGCAAAGATTTATTGGCACTCAATACACATTTGTATTTATGAAGCGTGAGGTTTAAATGTGGAAGGATTTTCAAGAAGAGGAATGAAGATACAACCTTACACTGCACTTCAAGTGACCTCTTATGTCTGGAGAACCTTCTCACAAGACAGTGGCTTTAGCAGTTACTATAAATACTTCTCTCTTTACACTTTGTCAAATATAGGAACAAAAGCAGACACCTGTGCCTGACAATCTAGATTTACTGACCAGAACCAGCCCAGCTGTACTTTAGCAGGAGTCTCACACAAGTTTCTTACAGAGTCTCTGCTGACAAACAGCACAAACAAGGCTTCCACTTTTCCTGAGCAACAGAAACTGCTTATCCCCAGctttaaaaccaaacaattaATACATAGCCTCAACATGCAAGAGACTGGTACCCAAATACCCAGTACAGTAACAGGGAACAGCTCCTCTTTACTAGAGTGTCACCTGAAGTCATAAAGGCTGTCAGCACTTTCAGTAAAAATGCAGCCTCAGAGAACTTTCAGCCCTTCAAAGTTCAAGAGCAGTTGAGTCCTGCCTGCTCAAAACACCCGAATACttgaaaattcagcttttaaCAAGTTTAAAATAGATCCCATCAAACATATGCTGTTATGTCTGCCATACGTATTCAGCATTCAGAAACCAGCTACGAAGTATCTGCACTTTTCTATAGAGAAGcgggaaaaaagcagcagctgagcagaacACTCGGGAGGACTCTGAGGTACAGGGAACCACTCGTGCCAGGGCTGGTCATCACAGTCTTTAAAACAAACTGAGCAGTCTCCCCATTTCCTCCTTTCAATAACTCGCTCATCTTAAACACTTGTGTCTCGTGAATTCTAAGATCATACAGACTCCTCCTTAACAAAGGCATTTGAATGTTTAAACTGGGCAACAGCACTGCCAAATGAGCAACCACAGTTCTGTTTAAATATCTTGTACCACTCCAAAACTGACtgcacagcaggacaggcttTCCATCACCCAGAGACTGGTGTGGTGCTGCAGTTACTTTTGGTAATTTTTGttacagaaagcacagcaaGAAGTGAACTCAGCTAACTGAAGTCTGTTTGCATTAACCATAATTTGCTGCCATCAACTGCCAAGTCCCAGTTTCCAAACTGAGCCGTAGCCCTGGCTGTCAAACCAAGGCACTCCTGGCTCTGGAGCAGAGTGTCTGTCCTGTTTTCACTCTCACCTGCTCCTACACACACCTGCCAACACAGGCTCCAGAGGAGAGCTGAGGATGggcctgcagctggaggggagcTGAGGACGggcctgcagctggaggggagctgaggatgggcctgcagctggaggggagcTGAGGATGAgtctgcagctggaggggagcTGAGGATGAgtctgcagctggaggggagctgaggatgggcctgcagctggaggggagcTGAGGATGAgtctgcagctggaggggagcTGAGGATGAgtctgcagctggaggggagcTGAGGATGAgtctgcagctggaggggagcTGAGGATGAgtctgcagctggaggggagcTGAGGATGGGCCTGCAGCTGGACGGGAGCTGAGGATGggcctgcagctggaggggagcTGAGGATGAgtctgcagctggaggggagctgaggatgggcctgcagctggaggggagctgaggatgggcctgcagctggaggggagctgaggatgggcctgcagctggaggggagctgaggatgggcctgcagctggaggggagctgaggatgggcctgcagctggaggggagcTGAGGATGagcctgcagctggaggggagcTGAGGACGggcctgcagctggaggggagcTCACACCTCTACCAAGCAGGATACCTGTCAATACTAATGCAATTTAATTATTGTGTACTGGTATGTTTTTGCagaatactttcttttttctttaggagCACAATAAAATATGCACCTAGGCCAATGCCTTAGCAATCCCCTGCCCAGTTTTGTCCTTCTATGATGAATATGGTCCGGAGGCTGCAGCTCCACCAGCAGTCAGAGCTCCACACAAAAAGGTGATTTAGCTGAGCTGGGAGACAGCCCTGCACAActgggctctgcacagctcagctgctgcagttgACAGTTCACAATTGCAGCCATTCATCAGCGTTCCTGGAATACAGCCGGAACAGCTCAAGCCAGTCAGTTATCTCTGGAAAATGATCTATACTCTGCTCCTTTTCCAACAGCCCTAGTAATAATTTGCCCCAAAAGTCTGCCAAACATGTAGGAGGTTTGAACAAGCTCTCTCAGTAACATTCTTTTAACTGAGGCAACATattctttttcccccaagaGCCAAAATAAAGTTATTAAGCCAGCTGAAATATTCTGCTTGTCAACTACAAATTTGTGTATACATGGGCATAAAGATCAGTAGAGAACCTGACACACACTGATCTCAAAATCCTCGCAGGTGCTCCAACTGCCCCCCCTCCAAAATAATTAGTCCAGCTGCTCCAGTCCAGTAAATGAAGAGTCAGGGCAATTTTGAGATCCAGTTCCACTCGtgtttttgcagtgtttttctgGCTCCTGTTCAAAGTGGGCTGCAATACCCACATCTCCCTCAATAACAGTATTAATTCCCCTGTCCTTGAACAGTGCTGCAGTTTATAAACTTGCATTCacatttagagaaaaagaaaataaaattatgttatGCTGTAGATACTTCATAACTGTCTCTTTTTAAGAGCTTTGCAATTTGGACACACCAACTGAAAAATCAGCTTTGCTTTTCAAGGAAGGTGTGACATGTCACaggattttttctcttttttttttaatcttctggaTCACCTACCCAccctctcttcccttccagatAGGATTTCTTGATTAAGTGGTTCTTGGTTATTCATCAGGTCAGTGcaagaaaacagttttgtcTAAACTGCTGTCAAAGTGTAAATAGGAAATGAAAAGTCTTCAGGCAATGGCTTGGAAGAAAGTCACTTCCACATCTCTAAACACACAGTTCTATCTGGCTACACAACCTTACACCTCCACCACTAACTACCCTAGGCAGTTGGATTTAAAACAACAGCCCATAAGACAGGAATAATACAAAAGAcctttttcagaaatatgtgAACAGACCAGCTTTTTACATCAGCCCTGTCTCATGCTTACTGTATTCCTGACTAGCTGCTTTCAAAGAATTTCCATCCTATGTTACCTTTGTAACACTTCTTCATATTCAGAATGGTGAATGACTTTCTAGATAACTTCAGGACACCATGCTATTCCTTGATGAGTCACTGTTTCAGAAGATGACAGCAGAGAATGATCTATACAGGTTTGTCAAATTTCAAGTACatacaaatatttaaacataattGAAGGTGTCAGAAGAAATGTAGAAACCTGCCTACACACTGAGCCCCCTTCCTGGGGATGTTACACATTAATagtaagagaaaagaaaatgctttccaCAGCTTTTTGTAAGCACCAAGCAACTCTCTGAACTAAGCCCAGTGTTActtcctggccctgctgcaccAACCATGACTCACGATGGATCAGCTCCCTCTGGGCCCTACTGGCTTTATCAGTGGCAACCCCCAGCCTACTAATGACACTTGAAGGACTTCATTAACTATTTCACCACTGATTGCAGTAGACACAGtagctgggcacagcccatggGAGCAGTGGCACCATTTCAGTAgctgcaaagaggaaaaaagcaggaGCAAGAAGAGCAGACAAGCAGGCAACAGTTTTACAGCACAGCCTCCTCAGAGAGTAGAGCACGTAAAAACCAAGCAGTAAAACAGTCTTAATAAGCTCCTAGGCTTTTATTCTcacctttctctctctgaaacCAGCAGAAGTCAGGCTACTGATTGAGGGAGCAATGAACACACTTGGATCTACTGGCTCTGTCCAGCGTTGTATGAGGTCTGGGCCTGTTTAAGGTGGATTGCTGCTGAGGAAACCATTCCCAGCTGGGCCAGACTCTCACCagagctgtgctcctgcctgcctgagcAGCCACCACACGGCAGCTTTATcacccagggcagcaggtgACAAATGAGACGTGCACACTCCTCCTCTGATAAGCACAAGCTCATTGCTCTGCTGAACGCCACAGCCTGTCGAAGGAGTGAGCTGCCTCCAGAGCCCGTTTCCATCTCCTACTCCTGGTTCTCATGGCAAAGTGTCCGAAAGAGTTTCTTTAGAAACGATCAGCATGTGAGGAACTGCTGCAAGATGGCAAGTTCAAAGACCATTCCAggaaaatagctttaaaaatcaCTGTTCTGGGTAAGAGTACCAAGAACTGCCTCACTGGAGTGCAACACAAAGTTAGCAGCCCCCAGTCTAAGCAGGACAAGTTTTCCCCTATTGTTATATAAAAGTCATTCACTTGTCACAGATAATCATGTTCACTACTACAAGTCATATGAAGTATTAGAATCTatgcaaaacaaatgcaaaatgcattcctttctttctgacTCCTTAATCAAGAAGATGATTAAGCACCAGACAAATCACTTCTGATGAAACACTGAGCTATGAAAGGAACCCACCAGCATGAAATCTAACCTTATTTGCACAAGGCAGTCTGTCAGCCGGGTCAGCAATCCTCTTAAGGTAGACAAACTGTGAGGAAATTTTaactgtttcactttttcttgTCAGTCCTTTACTGCTTTAATCAGAACAAGCAGAGCCCTCCAAACCGTGGCTTTTCATTGCAGAAAGGCATCAGCAGTGACTCCTggacacagcagcagccacagctccagggagcACAGGCCTGCATTAAATCTGCAGCCCAAACTCTCCAAACACTCACTCTGAGGTgccctctgcagccactgcaccCCAaccccacagacacagctgctttACTACCCTGTGCTCCGAGGAACACCGACTGAGCTACCCTGGAGTCTGGGGCTGTCCCCAGATGAGGAAAGGCTCACAGGCATTCACCACAAGACCTGCTCATAAGGGCCTAACTCCcacctttaaaaatacaaacccaCACATATTCCCTTCCTCCAAACTGCAGCAATCCCAACAGTAAATGTTAATGACATTCATTCAGTGCTCAAACACTGCTGCCCCTCAGAGCAGCCAATTAAGCAGTTTCGGCCATGACCCTTCAGAGCAGTGACACATCTCTGGAacagcagccacacagcccATCCCTCTCAGACCTTCTGATGACTCTGCTCACACCACACACCTCTGGTACAACCCAGTTCCAAATTACTTTCCAATAAAGAAAACCCACTGTAAGGCTGCACTTCCCACCACGTCCACATCTTCGCCCAAGTGGTGTCGGCTCAATACAAAGGGCCATTCTCTGGAGAGCTTTCCCTGTGTGAGATCTGCACACAAATTCATGTCCCAGCACAAGTACTTGCTTTACTCATGCTACAAAGAGCCAACTCCACAGCAGGACAAAAATCAAGAATGTGTGTTAAAAGCCCTGTTTCCTGAGATGCCTCACCTGATGGCCCTTAAATAGCACAGATCTAACAACACTGCAATACTGTGGCTTTGATAAACCCACTTTAACCCAGCTGTCACTGGAGTGTTTTATGATGTGTTTAGGAGAGAACAGTTCTCCTCACACCCTGAGCCACTGGCTGCAGAAAGACAGCTTTCAGTCTTCAGTTCTGAAGAGGTCACATTATTTGTGCATTAAGCAGCTTTCAGGCTACTTTCTGCCCCATTTTGTTAAGAAAGTAATTGCACTCACACCCTAAGAACAAGTATAGTTCACTACTTGCTTAAATACTTTGCTATGGTTTGTGCTCTTAAAACTTCAGCATGACtttctgaaaatacaaatttacAAACAGCACTGGGCAATAACTTGAAAGTTGTTTCCCTCCCTAGAAGCCCAGTTATTTTTTATggcatttcaaaataattcataCCTGTCTTCATCACCATCAACAGGAATGGATATGCCAAACACAGAGCTAGCAAGACTGTTCATAGGAGTACTTGCAGGTAACTGAAGAGGATTTGCTAGAGTGTCTGCAATGGGAGGCTTCACAAGAGGTTTATTTTCAGCTATAAGAGAAAGTGGTGGCTGAGGTAGGGGTTCCGATTTTCTTCTAGTATCATCAATCTGGCCTGCTAAGGACTGGGCCTGGCTCTGAAACTGTCCAAGGTTTGCCTGAGGCAGACTGGCGGGTGCGCTGGGCGTGCTCTGCATCATCGGGTGTCCCACGTGCTGGGGCTGGACCGCGCCGGAGctcctgctggcagaggggTGGGTCGTCAGCTGGGACTGCCCCAGTGTCACAGGGACGTTTGGCATCGTGACAGAAGCAGTGGTGGACACAGTAGGCACACTTGTACCGGGCACAACCGCAGGCACGCTCTGAACTCCAGGGACCACAGCGTGGGGAGCACCAGGCATTCCAGACACTTGACTGCTTCCCCCCACTGGATGTTGAGTCACAGATTTCTGTTGCACAACCCCTGGCTGTCCAAGGCCTGGCTGCACCACACCTCCTGGCTGCGGGACGGCAGGCTGACTACCCTGTGTCTGGCCACTCTGCAGCAGCCCCGAGCCCTGTCCAACCGCTTCGCCGGGCTGTGCTGACACCCCCATGGCCGGGGCTCCCACAGGCAAGGGGTTTTGGCCCGTCACCTGCCCCACAGGAAGGCTGGAGGCCACAGTACTTGGAGCAGAACCTGTCGTAGCCTGCTGAACAGCTCCTTGAGACTGCATAATTGTCATGTGCTGCATGTATTCGGCCTGCCCAGGAGGCTGTGTCGGCAGTAGATGCACCGGTGGAATCTGGGACTGAGAATAAGCAAATTGTTGAGGCTGAGTCACTGGTATGCTTGcctgctgcacctgctgctgggccCCAGGAATGCTCGGCTGCCCTGCTGTCACAGTTGGGGGTGCCATGCCTTTCCCATTGGGTCCAGCCTGAGCAATACCCTGCGGATTTACCTGCGGCTGCTGCGGCACCATCATCTGCTGACTTGTTCCCGAAGCCCCAGAAAACACAGGCTGAGCAGCACTCTGAGGGACGGCCCCACCTACGGGCTGCTGCGGCTGCTGTTGTTGCCCAATGACAAAACTAGGTTGCTGTAGGGAGGGCTGGTTCATTTTCTCTGTCTGAAGCAGTTGTGACACAGCGGCCAGGGAACTGTCAGCTATAGAATCGGGGCCATGGGCTGatgctggcacagctgagacCACAACAGAACCCCCTGTGGCACCAAGGCCACTGTCCCTCTCTTGAGCAGCCTGCTcaaaggtgctgctgtgccttatGCAATCTCCAGtcctgcccaggacaccacCACCATCGGAGTCCCGGTCATAGTACTCCATACACGTCCATCGGCCTCGCCTGTAGGGCTCCCCAGTACCGTGGTCCAGCTTGATTACCCTGAAGCGGGAGCTGCACGCGGCAGCCGCTGTCTGAGACATGGCCCCAGGGGGCTGAGACACGGCCCCAGGGGCAGAAGGCCCTGTGGAGGCACTGCTGCCTCCGCCCAAGGCAGCGCCAGGGGCAGCAGCCGGCAGGGGCACAGCGGAGCTCTTGGGCACAGCCCCCCCGTTGGTGGCTGCAGCCACTCCagaagcagccacagccagcTGCCCATCCAACAGCAGGTTGGGAGAGACGCTGCTGGGAGTTTCAGCCTCGCCCACGTTGTTGAGAGTCTCTTCCGAGGAGCTCCGCTCACAGACGTCCTCGGGGCCGTAGTCGGTGGCTCGAGAAACATCAAAGATTTCAGAGGACACGTCCTCGGTGCGCGACTCGTCCGGGTCGTCCAGGCTCTCGGTGTCCTCGGTGATGCTGCTGGCCACCTGCGCCGTGGTCACGCTGGTGATCTGgaagcagcttttcttcttgGCCGGCATCTTGGACATGTTTCCTCCGCGCGGAGGGGTTCGGCGGCCGGGGCGAGGCGAGCGCGGCGCCGGGGCGGGCTGTCACGGCGAGCCGGACGGGCCTCCGGCGCTACCGCACATCCTCTCGCGGCTTCCTGCGGCaggcggggggcggcggcgctcctcctcttcctccccgTCCGCAGCCCTCTTCCCGCGGCCgggcctcctcctcctcctctccgcCGCCGCTCCGAGCGCCCCGCGGCTTCCTGCGGGCCGCACAGCAgccccgcggcccggcccgccccgcgcgAGGGGCCCCGCGCCGACCGGGCGAGGCCCAGGCGGCCCCGTCCCCCCGTCCGCTGTGTCCGCGCTCTACCTGGAGACCAGCGCCAGGCGCATCCTGCTCGCAACCGGCCCGCGGGCTCGCCCCCCGGGCAGACCTccgccgcggggcggggcggggcgcgggccCGGGAGTCCCGGGAGTCCCGGGAGgccgcggcgggcgggcgggggccCCTGGGCTGCGCCGGCCCCGCTC
This is a stretch of genomic DNA from Pithys albifrons albifrons isolate INPA30051 chromosome 11, PitAlb_v1, whole genome shotgun sequence. It encodes these proteins:
- the TSC22D2 gene encoding TSC22 domain family protein 2, coding for MSKMPAKKKSCFQITSVTTAQVASSITEDTESLDDPDESRTEDVSSEIFDVSRATDYGPEDVCERSSSEETLNNVGEAETPSSVSPNLLLDGQLAVAASGVAAATNGGAVPKSSAVPLPAAAPGAALGGGSSASTGPSAPGAVSQPPGAMSQTAAAACSSRFRVIKLDHGTGEPYRRGRWTCMEYYDRDSDGGGVLGRTGDCIRHSSTFEQAAQERDSGLGATGGSVVVSAVPASAHGPDSIADSSLAAVSQLLQTEKMNQPSLQQPSFVIGQQQQPQQPVGGAVPQSAAQPVFSGASGTSQQMMVPQQPQVNPQGIAQAGPNGKGMAPPTVTAGQPSIPGAQQQVQQASIPVTQPQQFAYSQSQIPPVHLLPTQPPGQAEYMQHMTIMQSQGAVQQATTGSAPSTVASSLPVGQVTGQNPLPVGAPAMGVSAQPGEAVGQGSGLLQSGQTQGSQPAVPQPGGVVQPGLGQPGVVQQKSVTQHPVGGSSQVSGMPGAPHAVVPGVQSVPAVVPGTSVPTVSTTASVTMPNVPVTLGQSQLTTHPSASRSSGAVQPQHVGHPMMQSTPSAPASLPQANLGQFQSQAQSLAGQIDDTRRKSEPLPQPPLSLIAENKPLVKPPIADTLANPLQLPASTPMNSLASSVFGISIPVDGDEDSASGASVVAIDNKIEQAMDLVKSHLMYAVREEVEVLKEQIKELVERNSLLERENALLKSLSNTEQLSQLSSQQGPPGSGSGSGSAAPAQPPQPNVSSA